The sequence GACTTCATGGCCGGGCTGGTAACGGCGGCGAGTGAGGTGTCTTTCGAGCTCCCAGGAGAAAGTGCAACAGCAAGAAATGACAAGCGAAAGTCCAGGGAAACCGGGAACGTCTACGCACATTCCGGTGAACGAATCCCCCTTTCCGCGTCCGGTGGATCAGCTACCCCTGGAGCAACCGGCGGGCTAAATTCTCCAGTCAACACGAAGGCTAGCAAGCCATGCGCAGCGTGCGGTCGGAGCGGCCATCGGGTGGCAGAATGTCATCAGTTCAAGGGTGCGACTTTGGACGAACGCTGGAAACTTGTTCAGCTGAAGGGTTTATGTCGGACGTGCCTGAATAACCACGGCGAATGGCCGTGCCGTTCCTGGAATGGATGCGGCGTCGAAGCTTGTAGGCAAAAGCACAACACCCTCCTACACACCTCCTCTCCCCCCTCGGGAAACGTAGGAATGTCAGCGAGTCACGTGTTGTCGGACGATTTAAAATGGCCACTCTTTCGCATCGTGCCCGTCGTTCTTTTCAGCGACAGATCCTCCCAACCAATATTCGCCTTCATCGATGAGGGCTCTTCCTACACTCTGCTGGAGGAATCAGTCGCGAAGCAGCTAGGAGTTAGAGGTCAGCTAGAGCCACTAACACTCCAATGGACCGGCAACGTACAGCGGAAAGAGGCGAAATCACACCGTGTCCTGGTCGAAATCGCCGGAAAGGGTTCCGCCAATCGGCACAAGCTGGTGGATGCTCGTACGGTCAGCCGGCTTGTTCTACCTTCGCAATCTCTGAAATATGGGGAACTGGCTAATCGGTTTCCTCACCTTCGTGGTCTTCCCTTGGAGGACTACGAACTCGTCCAACCTAAGTTGCTGATAGGGCTAGACAATCTCAGACTGTGCGTCCCGCTGAAGCTGCGAGAAGGAGGACCGAAGGATCCGATCGGGGCGAAATGTAGACTTGGGTGGAGCATCTATGGCTGCATACCCGGTCAGCCGCCGCAAACGGCAATCGTTAGCTTTCATGTCGAGGCGGCATCTGATCCGGATCGAGAGTTGAACGAGCAGCTACGTGACTACTTCACCTTGGAGACTGCAGGCGTTTCGGGTCCTCGTGAGATTCCGGAGTCGGAAGAAGATAAGCGTGCTAGACAGCTGCTGGTGGACACAACGCGCCGCGTTCCCTCTGGATCGGGGTACGAAACCGGACTGCTTTGGAGAGCGGACGATCACAGTTTTCCCGATAGCTACCCCATGGCTGTACGTCGGTTGGAGGCGCTAGAGCGAAAGCTGCAGCAGAATCCAGAATTGGAACGACGAGTGCGAGAGCAGATCGTGGAATACGAGCGTAAGGGATACGCCCACAAAGCAAGCCTGGCTGAACTGACGTCCGTAGCAGCTGAACAAGTCTGGTATCTCTCGTTGGGCGTCGTTACGAATCCCAGAAAACCCGGCAAGGTGCGACTAATCTGGGATGCAGCAGCCAAAAAGAACAACGTTTCCTTCAACTCCAAGCTGCTCAAGGGCCCGGACCTACTGTCCCCGCTTCCGCAAGTTCTCCGTCAGTTTCGCCAGTTTCCAGTCGCCGTGTGTGGAGATATCATGGAGATGTTCCACCAAATAAAGATTCGAGCACCCGACTGCCAGTCGCAACGGTTTCTGTTCCGCGACAACCCGTCGGATCCACCTAGGGTGTATGTGATGGACGTCGCCACGTTTGGTTCGACCTGTTCTCCAACCTCTGCACAGTATGTCAAAAACCTCAACGCGGAAGAGTGTTCAGGCGAATATCCGCGGGCTGCCGCGGCTATCAAAAACAAGCACTACGTGGATGACTACTTGGACAGCTTCGAGACAGTCCAGGAGGCGATCGAGGTCGTCAACGAGGTTAAGTTGGTCCACTCTCTGGCTAGTTTTACGCTGCGTCACTTCTTGTCCAACGAAGCAGGTGTTCTCGAGGGAATCGGTGCGACATGCGAAATTGAGCCGAAGAACCTGGACCTAGAACGTGGAGAAAAGCTGGAATCGGTGCTCGGCATGAAGTGGATTCCATCCGACGATGTCTTCGTGTACACGTTCGGCCTGAGGGAAGATCTACAGTCCATACTCGCCAAAGGTCACATTCCGACAAAGAGGGAAATCGCCAGGATTGTGATGAGCTTGTTCGACCCTCTCGGGTTCATCGCCTTCTTCCTCGTACACGGTAAAATTCTGTTACAAGACATTTGGGCGAAAGGAACGGAGTGGGATCAACAGATACCGGAGGACATATATGAGCGGTGGCAGCAGTGGTCAAATCTCTTCGGACGACTGAGTGAGCTTCGAATTCCTCGGTGCTATTTCCGCTCGCCCTTCCCTGCAAGTCTCGACGGTCTTCAAGTACATCTATTCGTCGACGCCAGCGAGTCAGCATTCGCCTGCGCAGTGCACTTTCGCCTGGAGACAGACAGTGGTATACAAGTGGCGCTCGTCGGCGCAAAGACCAAAGTAGCTCCGCTAAAAACGCTCTCTATCCCTAGACTCGAGCTGAAAGCAGCCGTCCTCGGCGTTCGACTGTTAGAGACCATCCAGAACCAGCACAGTTTCACGATCAGCCGTCGCTTCTGCTGGAGTGATTCGGGTACGGTACTTGCGTGGATTCGCTCCCATGATCACAGGCGCTTTCACAAGTTTGTCGCCGTCCGCGTCGGTGAAATCCTGACTTCCACAGAGCAACGTGAGTGGAGGTGGGTGCCTACGAAGCTCAACGTCGCCGATCTAGCTACCAAGTGGGGATCTAGTCCGCAGTTAACCATGGACAGCCCTTGGTTCCAGGGGCCAACCTTCCTTAAAGACCCTGAAGAGGACTGGCCGCAACAACGAACGATCACTTCAACTGACGAAGAGCTACGACCTGCACACTTTCTCTCTGCACATTTCGATCCGATTGTGGATTTAGCTCGGTTTAGCAGTTGGACCAAATTACACCGTGCAACAGCCTACGTGCTGCGTTTCGTCGACAACATTCGCAGAAAGAAGCAAGGACTTGCGTTGGAGCTTGGCGTTCTCAACAGTGACAAACTACGGCGAGCAGAAGAAATGCTGTGGAAGCTAGCCCAAGTCGAGGCCTACTCTGATGAAGTCGCCGTTCTCGCTACATCTCAAGGTCCGCCGGATCGCCGTCACGTCGTGGTGAAGAAGTCCAGCAATATCTACTCGAAATGGCCTTTCATTGACGAGAGAGGAATTCTGCGGAGTCGTGGTCGAATCGAAGCTGCCCCTACGTAGCGATGGAAGCGAAGTTTCCTGTAATTCTCCCCAAGCAGCATGCGATCACTTTCTTCATCGTTGACTGGTTCCACCGCCATTTCCGTCACGCCAACCGAGAGACGGTTGTTAATGAGATTCGCCAGCGCTTCGATATCCCGATGCTAAGAAGATTGGTGGATAAGGTAGCTGGTAACTGCGTAGTGTGCCGCATCGCAAAGTCGGCTCCAAAACCACCCGCGATGGCTCCGCTTCCCGAAATGCGTCTGGCAGCGTTCAATCAACCGTTCACGTTCACCGGGTTGGACTATTTCGGCCCAGTGCTCGTCAAGATAGGCCGAAGCAACGTCAAGCGGTGGGTGGCCCTATTCACCTGCCTGACTACCAGAGCAATCCATCTGGAGCTGGTACACTCCTTGAGCACGGAGTCATGTATCATGGCTGTTCAACGCTTCGTTTCCCGCCGCGGACTTCCAAGAGAATTCTGGACAGACAATGCCACATGTTTCAAGGGAACCAGCAACGAGTTGAACAAGCTTACCGAAGAAACGAAGAAAGCCCTGACCGAGAAGTTCACCACAGCGCAGACAACCTGGAAGTTCATCCCACCCGCTACTCCGCACATGGGTGGAGCGTGGAGAGACTTGTGCGTTCAGTTAAGGTGGCGATCGGGGCAATAATAGATGGACCACGCAGACCGAACGACGAAACGTTGGAAACGATTCTGCTCGAGGCGGAGGCAATGATCAATTCTAGACCTGTGACCTACGTTCCGCTTGAGTCTGCAGATCAAGAGGCCCTGACGCCCAACCACTTTTTGTTgggcaattcctctggaatgaAATTTCTGGCTACGGAGAACTTGGACGTTCGTTCGACTCTTCGTAGCAGCTGGAAGCTAGCCAGGTACATCACCGGCGAGTTCTGGAATCGGTGGCTGAAAGAATACCTGCCGGTCATCACGCGCAGATGTAAGTGGCTCCAGGACGTCAAAGATATTGCGGTAGGAGACCTGGTCTTAATGGTGGATGGGAAGGCAAAGAACCAGTGGATTCGGGGCCGAGTCGAAGAGGTCTACCCCGGACGAGATGGTAGAGTACGGCAAGCTTTGGTCCGAACATCGACAGGCGTTATCCGAAGAGCAGCCGCGAAGCTAGCTGTTCTAGATGTCGTGGAGGAACGTAAACCTTTCCCTGGAgtttcggatgttcctgatCCTCACCAAGGTTTACGGGCGGGGGTATGTGCCGACAAGACCCCTCGTTTCGGTAACCCAGGCCGGCACAGCGCTATGCTTCCCGATGACAGTGCGCAAAGAGAAGAAAATTGATGTACGTCGCCAGAGAACACCATACATCTACGTAGTGTACAAGACTAAACAAAAGAGAATGGAATAGAAAAACCACCCATGTCGAAGTTACTAATTCTATTGTCTAAAACTTAATCCTAAAGTAAATATAAACTATTAATTGAAATATTAAAGCTATTGCCTAATTGCTAATAGTACGGATTGATCTTTGGTATGTAATAAGCCTAAATTTAAGTATCGTGAAGATATATATATAATCGAATATGCTATTCTGTAGGCACATTGTTGTAACTGCTTGAGAATCTGCGACCCACACCTCCTTTGTTATTCGTCAACCAAAATTGTAAGTTTTGATGAATAATTAACTGAATTAAACCTAATAAAATCTAATTTAGCTTTAAGCTAACGTACCACACAATATCTGCGTTTGCTGAACGGAATTGGGAATCCGAATAAAACCAACACTGTGGTTGTGAATCTCAAGAAGGACAAGCAACGAGCGAAAGAAGCCGCAGGagaagaagggtagagcccgtgtggcaaagggtgcgccttccaatggcaACGGTAAGCGAAAAGACAGAGGCAAAGCGATCATTGTCAAGTCTGACGATAAAAGCTATGCCGATGTATTAAAGGCCATGATGAGTGACAAAAAGCTTACTAACCTAGGAGGTGACGTCAACTGCATCCGTCGAACGCGGAAAGGCGAGATAATTCTCGTCCTAAAtcgggatgctgctcagaagagtgctgagtataaaaagttgacagagGAGGTACTGGGTAATGGGGTACAAGTGAGAGCCCTATGCCCAGTATCGGTCATCCAGTGCCGCGGCCtggatgaaataaccgaagcTGCGGACCTGGTGGACtccaggaatccgagattcagTTACGTAATAGTTTTGCTGGGATGCCACATTCCAAGTGCCTCTGGCTGATGCCAAAAAGGTACTAGAAGCTGAGGCTAAGCTGAAGGTGGGCTGGTCGGTATGCTCGTTGACCATAATCCAGCCACCTCACTCCTGCTATAGGTGCCTCGGCTACGGTCATAAATCCTTTGACTGTCGGGGTCCCggattctatcacaaacgcccgaatgacactcgcccgaattccattcgcccgaatgacaaacgcccgaatgtaacagtcgcccgaattccattcgtcCGAAAAGACCAAatgcccgaaaagaccaaacgcccgaaaagaccactcgcccgaatggaccgtttgcccgaatggaccattcgcccgaataggtcatatataCCTCCAGATTCTATaccaacattttattttttctaatcatattaaaagaaaaaaatataccaATAACCTGGAATATATGAACGTTCCAGTTTGTCtagtttttctttcttttctgcCATTTTAGATATCTTCTTAGCCTGCAGTGGTCGTCGGGTATAGTGGTCGCATTTCTTCCGTCTAGTTAGAAATGTTTTGGAACGCTGTAAAACGTAAGACTCCCTCGTTTCAAAAGCGTATTCCACTTA comes from Armigeres subalbatus isolate Guangzhou_Male chromosome 2, GZ_Asu_2, whole genome shotgun sequence and encodes:
- the LOC134209326 gene encoding uncharacterized protein LOC134209326 is translated as MDGEKSQNPDAPRNCQSCDRPDTAESEMVQCSACKLWEHFGCAGVDGSAKQPDIRYVCGKCMAKQGPSTGGALQVPRDDKTKKKVAKGSSRTTSKRGKTAADPPKSVSSSIREKLLDEELKLVAEEQRLQGEALHEQEDIRRRQLAEEERRLEEKRRLAQEESEMRGRKLQEELELKRKKMQIRKESLEKRQALIREAALTSSRSGSVQNSSEKVKQWLDLQNGVGGSKGELGDDGNGQRQPANHDPLENPVDPAFEYPDIRALSVVPDLPRFPNASAQMMQNPLRRSSRQSAEHPADPAFQYPGIGALPVGPDFPRFPNAPSQLTQNPLRRSLTIRPPVHTLTQVQIAARQVLGKELPTFGGNPEDWPIFISNFEQSTATCGYSEAENLVRLQRCLKGHALESVRSRLLLPGSVPHVIQTLRTLYGRPELLIRTLMTKIRQVPAPTHDRMEKLIQFGLSVQNLVDHIKAANQLNHLSNPALMQELVEKLPGSMRLDWAIYKNKNQPATLETFGDFMAGLVTAASEVSFELPGESATARNDKRKSRETGNVYAHSGERIPLSASGGSATPGATGGLNSPVNTKASKPCAACGRSGHRVAECHQFKGATLDERWKLVQLKGLCRTCLNNHGEWPCRSWNGCGVEACRQKHNTLLHTSSPPSGNVGMSASHVLSDDLKWPLFRIVPVVLFSDRSSQPIFAFIDEGSSYTLLEESVAKQLGVRGQLEPLTLQWTGNVQRKEAKSHRVLVEIAGKGSANRHKLVDARTVSRLVLPSQSLKYGELANRFPHLRGLPLEDYELVQPKLLIGLDNLRLCVPLKLREGGPKDPIGAKCRLGWSIYGCIPGQPPQTAIVSFHVEAASDPDRELNEQLRDYFTLETAGVSGPREIPESEEDKRARQLLVDTTRRVPSGSGYETGLLWRADDHSFPDSYPMAVRRLEALERKLQQNPELERRVREQIVEYERKGYAHKASLAELTSVAAEQVWYLSLGVVTNPRKPGKVRLIWDAAAKKNNVSFNSKLLKGPDLLSPLPQVLRQFRQFPVAVCGDIMEMFHQIKIRAPDCQSQRFLFRDNPSDPPRVYVMDVATFGSTCSPTSAQYVKNLNAEECSGEYPRAAAAIKNKHYVDDYLDSFETVQEAIEVVNEVKLVHSLASFTLRHFLSNEAGVLEGIGATCEIEPKNLDLERGEKLESVLGMKWIPSDDVFVYTFGLREDLQSILAKGHIPTKREIARIVMSLFDPLGFIAFFLVHGKILLQDIWAKGTEWDQQIPEDIYERWQQWSNLFGRLSELRIPRCYFRSPFPASLDGLQVHLFVDASESAFACAVHFRLETDSGIQVALVGAKTKVAPLKTLSIPRLELKAAVLGVRLLETIQNQHSFTISRRFCWSDSGTVLAWIRSHDHRRFHKFVAVRVGEILTSTEQREWRWVPTKLNVADLATKWGSSPQLTMDSPWFQGPTFLKDPEEDWPQQRTITSTDEELRPAHFLSAHFDPIVDLARFSSWTKLHRATAYVLRFVDNIRRKKQGLALELGVLNSDKLRRAEEMLWKLAQVEAYSDEVAVLATSQGPPDRRHVVVKKSSNIYSKWPFIDERGILRSRGRIEAAPT